In one window of Janthinobacterium sp. 1_2014MBL_MicDiv DNA:
- a CDS encoding caspase family protein, with the protein MQRLIPLLLSLFLLVSNVAPAAVPTAAGKRIALVIGNAAYAQPLLNPVNDARAMAERLRRLGFDVLLRTDITAAQLQQASAAFSTQARGADIALVFYAGHGAQAGEANYVLPLGANMNALSAAAIAAQGVSVSSLAGDLQRTGARGAVLILDACRQEYTRGGAAVPVPGGSNAASHGFADTQAPRGVVIAYSAGPGALARDFWSPDSRNSPYTSALLDALDAPGLPMSDVFSQVAARVAAMTHDVQKPRVSFGETSARLVLNMGSGKGVSPPASGVLASGNNGMRAPGPAPASTPPAATAAGAKVWPGNVLQDINYEIRIQIAARPFPRQQLEKRARTGDLVALTALGYGIGGGDAGVKQPKAGMQWLEKAAARDFPIAQTYLAELLMVKGDPASLKRAGVLLDAASQAGYSPAHAYKFDLARRTGAPPQDAARHLQDAFMGLMKDYQGAARDVLQPPKK; encoded by the coding sequence ATGCAGCGCCTGATTCCCCTGTTGTTGTCCCTCTTTTTGCTAGTTAGCAATGTCGCGCCAGCGGCCGTGCCGACAGCGGCGGGCAAGCGCATCGCCCTCGTGATCGGCAATGCGGCCTATGCGCAGCCATTGCTGAATCCCGTGAACGATGCGCGCGCCATGGCCGAGCGCCTGCGCCGCCTGGGCTTTGACGTGCTGCTGCGCACGGATATCACGGCGGCGCAGTTGCAACAGGCGTCGGCCGCGTTTTCCACGCAGGCGCGCGGCGCCGATATCGCCCTCGTGTTTTACGCGGGCCACGGCGCGCAGGCGGGCGAAGCCAATTACGTGCTGCCGCTGGGCGCCAACATGAACGCGCTGAGCGCGGCGGCCATCGCCGCCCAGGGCGTGTCCGTCTCCAGCCTGGCGGGCGATTTGCAGCGCACGGGCGCGCGCGGCGCCGTGCTGATCCTCGACGCTTGCCGCCAGGAATATACGCGCGGCGGCGCGGCCGTTCCCGTGCCCGGCGGCAGCAATGCGGCCAGCCACGGCTTTGCCGATACGCAGGCGCCGCGCGGCGTGGTGATCGCCTACTCGGCCGGCCCGGGCGCCCTGGCGCGCGATTTCTGGTCGCCCGATTCGCGCAACAGTCCGTACACGAGCGCCCTGCTCGACGCGCTCGACGCGCCGGGCTTGCCGATGAGCGACGTCTTTTCGCAGGTGGCGGCCAGGGTGGCCGCCATGACGCACGACGTGCAAAAGCCGCGCGTGTCGTTCGGCGAAACCTCGGCGCGCCTGGTGCTGAACATGGGCAGCGGCAAGGGCGTCAGCCCGCCAGCCAGTGGTGTGCTGGCCTCAGGCAACAACGGCATGCGCGCGCCTGGCCCGGCGCCAGCGTCGACGCCGCCTGCCGCCACCGCTGCGGGCGCCAAAGTCTGGCCGGGCAATGTGTTGCAAGACATCAACTATGAAATCCGCATACAGATCGCGGCGCGGCCGTTTCCCCGCCAGCAGCTGGAAAAGCGCGCGCGCACGGGCGACCTGGTGGCGCTGACGGCGCTCGGTTATGGCATCGGCGGCGGCGACGCCGGCGTCAAGCAGCCGAAGGCGGGCATGCAGTGGCTGGAAAAAGCGGCCGCCCGGGATTTTCCCATCGCCCAGACCTATCTGGCCGAATTGCTGATGGTCAAAGGCGACCCGGCCTCATTGAAACGCGCGGGCGTGCTGCTCGACGCCGCCTCGCAGGCCGGCTACAGCCCCGCGCACGCGTATAAATTCGACCTGGCGCGGCGCACGGGCGCGCCGCCGCAGGACGCGGCACGCCACTTGCAGGATGCCTTCATGGGCCTGATGAAGGATTACCAGGGCGCCGCCAGGGATGTATTACAGCCGCCGAAAAAATAA